TTTAACACAACTACATACTGCAAATATGTCAAAGTTTCATATAAATCATtgcttgaattaatttttcaaaaaaacaataatagtacaaattgaagaaataaaacGGTAGTTTAAAGCAGATAAGATAAGCACTCCCACCTAAAAACCAATATTTCAGgaacttaaaatataattaaataaaaaagcgGGCCAGTTGCGAAGAAATTTCCGCATCTTCGGTCTCGACACTTTAGAGTCAACTgaatttatcattaaaacGCGTTCACTCCAATAAATAGCAAAACACTTCAAcataaaaacttttaaaacaaTACTAACTGAATTACAcatacttataaattatattgttaacCATTTAttctattcaaattattattattttccaataaaaaaataaaattaattcaatcattcacaaaaattcaaaagaattatctttattcttattaatttaattttaaattatcaacaaaaacaataaagcatacataaatttgatgatattaaaatggATTTATCAATAAATGTCATTTaagttatcattttttttttaatttttctcgCTATTCTCGTAGTTGCCACATTGTCCACTATTCTTAACTTTCATaaacttttgtattttttttattcttaacatttttaatttccttaattaaaattaaattacaattcaaaaaaaaaaatgattttttgaaatgtttatTTAATGATGAAGTTAACCTAATcaactttgtttttctctcaacTACATTTCCAAACAATTTCTTGGTATCATCCTTCCGGCAAAGGGTTGATGCtaagaaaaaaacattattCTTAGGAATTACCAACAGCCAGTCAACTAACAGTGCGAATTTATGTGAATCGACAGAATATGAATTGCGAAACGGGAGAATTACTCTCCGACCATTGTCAAATGGAAACCGGGGAGCTACTATCGGACCAAGTACGGGTCAACGGTCGTATAACGACGGCGACTTTTTCCGCCGGCGGTCAGTTGACGTGGCCTGGTCGAAGATTGGAAATGGGGAAACAGGTTCTCGGCTTTTCCGTTGAGGGATTCAAAATTAAGATTCGAGTTATCGTGGAGGCTTCGCCTGGATTATGCTGCTTTAGTTGCAAAACCACCCTCGTTAGAAAAACATTTACTCTCGAGTTTTTATCGGATGATTGTCTTCGTGTTTGGactcaaaaatttcaagaataccTAGAATCTCTTggtaaaattttgtttattcaaTATAGATCagacttttttatatttctcgTGTTTTGATAATTGTTATTGATATCTCATGCACTCTGAACGGTTGCAATGCTAATTGCACcatcattcaacaaatctgtttattatttatatttcagtCCTCTTTGTGTGTGGGGTTTAGGTAGGCCGAAGAGGCTATTCATTTTTGTGAATCCATACGGGGGGAAGAAATCCGCATCCAAGATTTTTGTGAGTGATGTTAAGCCCTTACTCGATGATGCCAATGTCGAGTACACTATACAAGGTTGGCGCTCGGCACTGAACGGCCTTGCTTGTTTTGGTAGTCATGATTCCTAAATCTGCTGCTTGATACATTTGGATTTACTCTGTTATTTCCAGAAACCAAGCACCGCTTCCACGCAAAGGAGGTTGTTCAGTCGCTGGATCTGGCAAAGTACGATGGAATTGTTTGTGTCAGTGGCGATGGAATTTTAGTTGAGGTTGGTTGGTCATTTTTGGTAACATTTTGATGGACATTAACCTTATTACTTATCAAACTAGCCTTCCCATGAATGCCTGGTTTTACTGTTTCCAACTGGGCAGACAGCGCGAGTCAACTGCACATGCATTTCAGGTAGATGGGAGAAACTAAAAAGATTCAGTGTCTGTTTATGAGTTGCTTTCTTTAGCCGCcgtgttagttaaaattcttAATCTGTGTATTCCAAAGTAGCAAGAGCTAATCTGAGATACTATACATGAATTAGTTTCATATCCCAGTTTAGTTTGGGACTCTTAATTAtatcttgaatttgaatgCCACCTGTTACCTGATTAACAAACCTTCCTCTCATAACTTAATGCATATAAAAACCTCTTTCCATCTTTACCAAATTACTTCCAtctcattttttctcattgGGACGAGATGAGATGTCAAGTAATCTTTCCCTTAATATTGCATACGGCTTTCTAAAATCAAAAGTAGAACTGCTGTAGGTTCCGTGAGATAAGATTTTGGTAGTGGTTGTCTGGCGACTCTGGCCTTGGGATACCAACTTAATGTTCTCCTGCAAGATTCAGATTGAGATTAAAAGTATGCAGGCAATGATACATATGTGAGTTCCTAGGACTCCAATTTGGCAGAACCTGAAAGCCTcaagtaatattttaacaGTAGGAATACAATTTGCCTCATCGATGTTTGTTAATATATTACTGTTCTTAGTAGGTATTAAATGGACTGCTCGTCAGGGGGGATTGGGATATTGCAATAAGGATACCTCTTGGAGTTGTACCTGCAGGTACGGACTCTTTTGTCAATTGCTTACATCCAAAGTTGATATCTGAGGATTGTCATAATCGGagtttattcatatttaaaaagaatatgatgTGTATCTTTTCATAAGTTAGTCCACCATCCTAATTATTTTGAGACTCTGCGTGCAATGTGCAAAGTGCAAAATGTTGAAACCCCACCTGTTTCTGAATCTAGGAACTGGAAATGGCATGGTGAAGTCACTTCTAGATTCTCGTGGCCAACCTTGTTCACCATTTAATGCTACTCTTGCTATTATTCGAGGTATTGAGTTCTTCTTTTGTtgccaattcttttttaaatattcttcaaatttaatttgagaaaCATTTCTAGCTTGCTTTATAAATGGCAGGGCACAAACGGTCATTGGATGTTGCTACTATATCGCAAGGGGACACCAGATTTTTTAGCTTGTTAATGTTGGCATGGGGTATAGGATCAATCCTTTAAATCCAACAGTGTTGTCAACTACTCCAATTTCAGTTTGCTTGTTCTGATTGCTAAATCATGTCACGTTGAAGTAGACTGTGTTAGTGAGTTATGACAATGAATACTTATTTATGAGGTTCACTGCAGGTCTTGTGGCTGATATTGATATTGAATCTGAGATATACAGGTGGATGGGAAGCGCCCGATTAGATTTCTATGTGAGTTTACGTTAATAGGCACTAGATTAGGCATGTTAAATTCCATCGAGTT
This genomic window from Sesamum indicum cultivar Zhongzhi No. 13 linkage group LG12, S_indicum_v1.0, whole genome shotgun sequence contains:
- the LOC105175465 gene encoding sphingosine kinase 1 isoform X1, producing the protein MNCETGELLSDHCQMETGELLSDQVRVNGRITTATFSAGGQLTWPGRRLEMGKQVLGFSVEGFKIKIRVIVEASPGLCCFSCKTTLVRKTFTLEFLSDDCLRVWTQKFQEYLESLGRPKRLFIFVNPYGGKKSASKIFVSDVKPLLDDANVEYTIQETKHRFHAKEVVQSLDLAKYDGIVCVSGDGILVEVLNGLLVRGDWDIAIRIPLGVVPAGTGNGMVKSLLDSRGQPCSPFNATLAIIRGHKRSLDVATISQGDTRFFSLLMLAWGLVADIDIESEIYRWMGSARLDFYALQRIFGLRNYNGSICFVPAPGYESYGEPLDLEKEVIVEGESQMTSDDRPVSTREYGYRGPKVDIKSLNWRKIDGPFVSIWLHNVPWGGENTLAAPDAEFSDGCLDLVMIKDCPKCSLLKLMTGLNDGSHVKSPHVSYLKVKAFILQPGTRTDDPTKGGIIDVDGEVLARGRGAYKWEEKSLMSYGKLLIKVDQGLATLFAPN